The DNA region ACTACAATGCCGACAATCGCAAGAATGGCgacaatgatgatgatggcgagtcGCCACTTTTTCCCGTTGCTCTTTGCAGGCTTCTCCTTGTACAGATGGCCGTAACCAATGCCCCTTCCAGAGCCTGGTGACGCATCGCCACCATTGTTGACAGGCGCATactggttgttgatgttaCCGCCGCTCCCGTTGCGACTCGCTAGACCCGACATAGCACCGGCAGCCATGGCACCGCCGGCAAcgccgccagcagcagcgcccATTCCTGGCCCACTCCTATGGCTGGATCCCAAGCTCAACATGCTCGTCCGTGGTCCCTTCTTTGGGCCATAGTGAagcccatcatcgccatcatcctcgatCTCTAGGGGATTAACCACGCCAAGATTGGGATCTGAAGGGCGCACATATACCTGAGTTGGATCATCCGTGTAGGGATCACTCGCAAAGCCGTACGGACTCCTGGACGGCGTCGTGTCCCtctggtggttgtgatgtgCTGCCTGTGAACTAGACCTCGAGCTCCATCCCTCGCCAGGGTGGCCGTTCGGCCCCAACCGACCTCTCTCACCGTGACCCTGTCCCTCTTCTTGCCATTGCCCTTGCTGCCGGTAGGCTTGTTGTGGATAGTTGGGATCCCGCGCGTTCTGGTCCGCAACGTTCATGGCGATGCCCGCCATACCTCCGGCGGCCGCGGCGTTGCCAAAATTGTCGGCTCCGGGGGTGACGTTGCTTTGCGGAGCTGGACGCTGAGGTGGATAAGCAGGCTGGTTGCTAGCCCAAGACCTTCCGTCTCCGGCCGTGTTGGTGCGGTGCGGAGGTGGATTCGGTGGAGAATATCCGActtgttgtggttgtcggTAGCTGTCGGGTGTCGTCGCATATGCTCCCCTGACAGCCGGCTCTTGGCTCTGTCGTCGCTGGTGTCGAAGGTGGTTAAAAGAAGAATCGGGATGGGCGCCGGGACGAGTTCTCGGCGAAGATGGATTGTAAGGGTCTTGTGGGTAGTTGTTTCGGCGCGGCGAAGGGGGATTAGGGTGACTTAGAGGTTGGCGTTCAGCCATATGGTCCTCTGTATAATATCTTGGCTGCGCCATAGTTGAACTCGGGCTGAGGCGCAGCGCAAGCGAAATCGATGTTTGCAGCAGGCGTCACCTGAGAATGGACAGCCCTCCCAAAGAGTTCGTGTTGCCCAGTGGGTCGCACTGTCAGATGTTGTCGTGGTTTGCCCTGGTGTGTTGGAGAATCGAAAACGGATTCTGGGGCCTGAATGTTCTCAGTGTTCCAGCAGAAGAGAACTGCGCCCGGATTCTGAATAGGGGTAACACCGGATTTGGGACTGGCAGTGAGACAGTGGCCGGGACGCAGATGTGCCGTGTGTGCGGCGTCGAGTCTCGTGGAGGTGTTGATCCCCGAGCCCCACCAAGGTGTCGCAGTTTGTTTCGCCTTGCCCAGGCTGTTGCTTTTCGCGGCAGACGAAGTGCGCCGTCAGCAGCGCGCAAAAAGAGCTCAATGTCGAGCGAAGTCCCTTGCCGTCAAGCAAAAGACGTAAAGGTCGAATGATGTGATTTTGGCAAAGTATTTTTGCCGTTGTGGGCGTCGTGTGGGAAAGTGCTCAGTCAGACACGGGGTCTCGTATTTTTGGGCTGTGTTGCGTTGCCGTTGCCCCCCTGGTTGTCGCCGTTGCCAGGTTAGTTCCAGACTCTCGCCAGCTTTCGTGAATCCCTCAACTGCAACGTTGTCTCCAAGCGCAAAAACACAAACTCCCGCAGACGTTGCCAGAAGGAAGAAGCGATTGACGGCGGTCTCGGCAGGAGACTGAGAAGAAACGAAGGAAAGTAGAACACGAAAAGAAGCAGGCAGGTTGGTGAGCAGGCACACGAAAGCAAGAatcaggaggagaggaaatcAGATCGACGCCACAACAGGGGTCTGCATACCGGATTTAGAGAGCGAAAATGCGGCTGGCAGCCTGCAgcaagcaacagcaacggccTTTTGCGCCTGTCAAGAAAAGGGGATCCGACGACTTCCCGTCGGCCTCAACGCCCATCAGCCCGGCCACCGTCGCGCACCAGAAGGGGCCAAGCGCCGAAAAacagtggtggttggtggtggctccCACGCTTCAATTGGCCAGATGTGGTTGGCGGGACAGGACCACGACACTGCACGAGTAGTGTACCACCACTCAGCTGCT from Podospora pseudoanserina strain CBS 124.78 chromosome 1, whole genome shotgun sequence includes:
- a CDS encoding hypothetical protein (CAZy:GH17; EggNog:ENOG503NZAJ; COG:I), with translation MAQPRYYTEDHMAERQPLSHPNPPSPRRNNYPQDPYNPSSPRTRPGAHPDSSFNHLRHQRRQSQEPAVRGAYATTPDSYRQPQQVGYSPPNPPPHRTNTAGDGRSWASNQPAYPPQRPAPQSNVTPGADNFGNAAAAGGMAGIAMNVADQNARDPNYPQQAYRQQGQWQEEGQGHGERGRLGPNGHPGEGWSSRSSSQAAHHNHQRDTTPSRSPYGFASDPYTDDPTQVYVRPSDPNLGVVNPLEIEDDGDDGLHYGPKKGPRTSMLSLGSSHRSGPGMGAAAGGVAGGAMAAGAMSGLASRNGSGGNINNQYAPVNNGGDASPGSGRGIGYGHLYKEKPAKSNGKKWRLAIIIIVAILAIVGIVVGVLFGAVFNKKGGGDKASPGGSAEDDFANNGDLNINSAEIQALMGNSDLKKVFPGMDYTPIHSQYPDCVKFPPSQNNVTRDLAVLSQLTNVVRLYGTDCNQTQMLIHAVDQLKLKDDVKIWLGVWQDANSTTNKRQLDQMWDILDQYGDSYFKGIIVANEILFREQMTLTALGNLLAEVRANLTAKGLSLPVATSDLGDKWDSSLAAQSDAIMGNIHPFFAGEPARNAANWTLTFWENKAGTFLKKDNSMNIISEIGWPSAGGMGCGNAFETDCPQKAVAGVEEMNELLEDWVCRALDEDINYFWFSAFDEPWKIAFNEPGKEWEDQWGLMDVNRNLKPGVTIPDCGGKRVA